TTTCCGTCCCTTTTCTTGCATCGCTTTTTTCACGGTTAATCAGCTTACCGCCTTCAAGCCCAAGCTTAATTCCCGCCTTATCACCTGGTGAAGTCTGCATTGTTAACCGGCTCACTGCCGCAATACTCGCGAGGGCTTCCCCTCTAAACCCGAGCGTACGGACATGAAAGAGATCCTGTTCACCTTTAATTTTACTCGTTGCATGCCTGGAAAAGGATAAAACGGCATCTTCTTCGTCCATGCCATTTCCATTGTCAACGATCCTAATACGCTGCAGTCCTGCTTCATGCAGCTCGATGGAAATCGTAGTACTGCCGGCGTCGATACTGTTTTCGACCAGCTCTTTTACAACAGAAGCCGGCCGCTCCACAACTTCACCAGCAGCAATTTTATTAGCCAGGTGGTCCGGCATCAGCTGGATCAGTCCCATACTCTCCCCTCCCCTCTTCTAGGATTTAAGACTTTTTTGTAAACGATACAGCTCATTCATCGCATCCATTGGTGTCATTTCCATCAGATTTAGATTCTTCAGCTGTTTCTCAAGGCCGCTTGGCTTCACCTCTTGTGTTTCTTTTTCCACAAATAGGCTTAGCTGCTCTTCTTCAACTGCAGCGACTGTCTCTTCCCTTCCGGATTCTAACGTGCTTAATAAATGATTCGCTCTTTGAATCAATGATTCTGGCAGATCAGCCAGCTTAGCGACATGAATACCATAGCTTTCATCAGCCGCTCCTTCTTGAATCTGGTGAAGGAACACGACATTTCCTTCATATTCTTCGGCTCGGACATGAACGTTACGCAGCCGCGGAAGTTCATCTTCAAGAGACGTTAACTCATGATAGTGGGTCGAGAACAAAGTTTTAGCCCCAATCTCTTCATGGATATGTTCCACGATCGCCTGTGCCAGCGCCATGCCGTCGTAGGTGCTCGTCCCTCTGCCGATTTCATCAAGCAGAATTAAACTGTTTTCTGAGGCATGAGTTAACGCATGGTTGGCTTCAAGCATTTCGACCATAAATGTACTCTGGCCGGATACTAAATCATCAGCCGCTCCTATTCTTGTAAAAATTTGATCAAAAATTGGAAGAGAAGCAGATTCACAAGGAACATAACTCCCCATTTGAGCCATAATCGCCGTTAAAGCCAGCTGCCTCATGTACGTACTCTTACCTGACATGTTAGGCCCTGTAATCAGAAGAATATCCATTGATTCATCCATGAAAATATCATTCGGCACAAAAGACTCTTCTTTCATGACCTGCTCCACTACCGGGTGGCGGCCTTCTTTTATATCGACACAGCGATTGTCATTAAAGGATGGCTTTACATAGCGGTGAGTGTCCGCAATATGAGCAAAACCTTGCAGGACGTCAATTTTACTCACTTGCTCCGCTAATACTTGGAGCTTCTGAACGTAAGCTTTCACTTGTTCTCTTACCTGAAGAAACAACTCATATTCAAGCTCCATGCTCTTGTCCTGGGCTTCAAGAATCAAAGCTTCTTTTTCCTTTAATTCGGGTGTAATATAACGTTCCGCATTCGTTAATGTCTGCTTTCTTTCATAGCGTCCTTCTGGAAGGTTCTGTATGTTCGCTTTCGTCACTTCAATATAGTAGCCAAATACACGGTTATAGCCGATCTTTAATGACTTAATGCCCGTCGCCTGGCGTTCCTTGGCTTCAAGCTCAGCGATCCATTTCTTACCGTTTCTTGATGCATCTCTATATTCATCTAATTGAGGGTGGTATCCATCCTGGATCATTCCGCCTTCTTTCAGCGTCAGCGGTGCATCTTCTTTTATACTCTCATCAAGAAGCTGAGCAAGATCAGATAACGGATCAACCGAATTATAAAGGCTCCCTATTGACGGATGATCAAACTGCCGAAGGGTTTCAAGCAGGTTTGGTATTGATGTTAAAGAGGCTTTCAATTGAATAAGGTCGCGGGCATTTACATTACCGAAGGCTACACGGCCGGCCAGCCGCTCAAGATCATAAACGGATTTCAGCTGCTCTCTTACCGTTTCCCGCTCCAAAAACTGATCGAGCATTCCTTCAACCTGCTCATGTCTTTTCGTAATCTCCTCTTGTGAAAGCAGCGGGCGCTCCATCCATTTTTTCAGCGTCCGTGAACCCATAGCGGTAATCGTCTGATCAAGAATGGATAAAAGACTTCCTTTCTTCCCCTGTTTTCTCATCGTTTCCATCAGTTCCAGGTTCCGCTTAGAATACATATCAAGAGACATATATTTTTTTAGTTCAATCGGTACAACAGGACGGAGGTGGTCAAGCGACCGTTTTTGGGTCTGTTGAATATAATTAAATAACCTTCCAAATCCGGTGATGGATTTTTCCGAGTGGATATTTACGAGCAGGCCTTCAAAAGAATCATCAATCTTAGTTTCCGTTCCAAACGATATCGTATAATTTAACCGCTCTTTGAGCATTAATTGCTTGGCTTCGTCTAAGCCGGGGTCGATAACAACTTCTTTGACGGGACGGTTAAACAGTTCACTGAGCACTGCATCAAACCCGTCGGTGATTAAAGCAATACTGTTTTCACCTGTCGTTAAATCATTGTAGCTGACCGTATAGGTCCCATCATTAAAGTGACTGATTGATGCTAAATAATTATTTTCTTTTTCGTCCAGCATCGTTCCTTCCATCACCGTGCCTGGAGTAATGAGCTGTACGACTTCACGTTTCACTACACCTTTGGCAGATTTGGGGTCTTCCACCTGTTCACATATCGCGACTTTAAATCCTTTTTCGATCAGCTGTTTTATGTAATTTTCCGAGGAATGGTAAGGGACTCCGCACATCGGAATACGGTCTTCTCCGCCGCCATCCCGGCTCGTTAATGTAATTTCAAGCTCTTTCGATGCACGTAACGCATCTTCAAAGAACATTTCATAAAAATCTCCTAATCTAAAAAACAGAAAAGCATCTTTGTGCTGGGCTTTTATTTTCAAATATTGCTGCATCATCGGTGTGTATTGTGCCATGCTATTAATCCTCCAAAACGTCCTTAATTAGATTCTGTCCCAATGCAGGGTAAAGATGGAATCCGCTCCCTTTTGAGCGGACGAACCGACGAGTATTCTCGCTGTGGGGTCTCGCCTGGCTCGTTTTTTCTGCAGGAGTGTCGCTTCCTCCCTCTTTTCCATAACATATAACATAAAAAAACAGATCCTATAATAAAGAAAAAGCGCAGGATTCGCGCTTTTTCTCGTTCTTATGATAAATCTATTATAGCATAATCTTAGGGCTTGAATGAATATCAGAACTTTTAAAAAAAGAATGCCCCGCTGAACCAGCAAGGACATAACCTTTACTTCTTATGATTGTGACTGCTGCTACTGCTGCTGCTAGGCAAAAACTCAGTTTCAATAGCGTTGAAGTCATCGGATGATAAATCAAAATCATAATCACAATCATCATCACAGCCGTTCGGGTCCACTTTTACACAAAGTTTGGTTTCCCCAATGACATCAACTTGGAATTCTCTCTCAACTTCTACAACGATTTTTTGTCCCTGGGCGGCAATTTTACACTCTAAGCAGTTTGGCTGCTGCACAGCTTTCGCAACGACCTCTAAGTCATCGTTAATGCAGTTGTCGTCTTTGATTACTAATGGTACATGATCGCAGTAGCTCACACGCTCCGTCACAACTTCCGTTTTGGTATTGTCGTTATAAGAATACCAGACGTTGATATCATAGCTGCCGGACACTTCTACACAGTCGCCTTTTTTCTTAGCGTTGTAGATATGGTTGATAACCCAGCAGCCTAGAATACTAGTGGGACGGTGGGAAGGACTTATCGTGTGGGTTGCTTCAGTGAACTTCTTACCTTTACCACAGACAGCTTTTGTAATAATCTCCCGATATTCTCGTTCGAAAAATGACATAGGAAACACTCCTCCTTATTCTACCACTCATCCTATGCGGAATTGGGCAAATGGTGAATATATTCTCGATGACTTCTAAGGACGTTTGTATTCCATTCTATGCACCAGCCTATAAAATTGTACAAAAAAATCCGTTAGATAAAATGTTATCTAACGGATTCCTTGGTTTAATAGCTACAAGCGCCATTACTTTTTTTTGAACCAGTCTCGCCGCTGAGCACATCTCCGCCTGTAGAACGAATAATTTCGTTCGTAACTTCACGGGAAATCGTACTTGAAATCATTTGTAAAATATCGTTTATGAGCACCTGAGTATCTTTAAATTCAGAAACTACCGGAATCGCATCTAACTCATTCTGCAGACGATCGATCTCTTTTTCAATTCTTTCTAGTGCTTCGGTTTTTCCATAAGCCTGAAAGTTAACGGCCTGCTTCTGAAGCGCCTTGATTTTCTTAATATGAGACTGGACCTTTTGATTTTCATTTAACTTCGCTTCAAGCTTCTTAAAACGGTCGATTTCTTCAATTTCAGAAATCATTTTTGCCAGCTTATGAGCTTCATCTACTACTTGTTTTCTCGTATATTGAGCCATTATGATTTCACCTCTATCGTTTCTTCAACCATTTCCCCGTTTAGAGACCAGGTTTTAGCTTCTGTAATTTTTACCTTTACCAGCTGGCCGATGGAAGAACGCGGTCCTCTGAAATTAACCATTTTATTTCTCTTCGTATAGCCGGCAAGAACATCTTTATTTTTTTTACTTTCCCCTTCGACTAATACTTCTACGACTTCACCCTCATATTTCTTCATGGAGTCAGCAGCCTGCTGATTGACGATCTTATTCAAGCGCTGGAGTCTTTCTTTTTTCACTTCCATGGAAACATTATCACTCATGCGGGCCGCAGGAGTACCATCACGAGGTGAATAAATAAACGTATAAGCCGCTTCGAATCCTACTTCTTCTACAAGAGACAGAGTATCCTCAAACTGTTCTTCTGTTTCATTCGGGAAGCCGACGATGATATCTGTCGTAAGAGTCGCCTCCGGCATCGCGGTACGAATTTTCTTCACTAGTTTTAAGTATTCTTCACGCGAATATTTACGCCCCATAATTTTTAATATATCGGAGTTTCCCGATTGGACAGGCAAATGAATATGATCCAGCATGTTACCGCCTTTAGACAGCACTTCGATTAAACGATCATCAAAGTCGCGGGGATGTGAAGTCGTAAATCGCACCCTTGGAATATCAATGGCTCGTAATTCATCCATTAAATCTCCTAATCCGTAATCGATATCAAGATCTTTTCCATAAGCGTTTACATTTTGACCCAGTAATGTGACTTCTTTATACCCTTGAGCGGCCAGATGGCGTACTTCTTGAATAATATCTTCAGGCAGGCGGCTTCGTTCCTTCCCTCGTGTATATGGGACGATACAGTACGTACAGAACTTATCACAGCCGTACATGATATTAACCCAGCCTTTAATTTTTCCTTTACGGGATCGTGGAAGGTTTTCAATAATGTCCCCTTCTTTAGACCATACATCAATAACCATTTCTTTTCCGAACATCGCTTCTTTGACAAGCTGCGGCAGACGGTGGATATTGTGCGTACCGAAAATTAAATCAATGAACGGGTGTTTTTTCAAAATGCGGTTAACAACTGATTCTTCCTGGGACATACATCCGCAGACCCCAATGATAAGATCAGGATTCTCAAGTTTTAACGGCTTTAAGTGACCGATTTCACCGAATACTTTATTTTCCGCATTTTCACGGATTGCACATGTATTCAGCAGAATAATATCGGCTTCTTTAGTATCTGTTGTTGACTCATATCCCATTTCTTCA
This window of the Halobacillus sp. Marseille-Q1614 genome carries:
- the mutS gene encoding DNA mismatch repair protein MutS, whose product is MAQYTPMMQQYLKIKAQHKDAFLFFRLGDFYEMFFEDALRASKELEITLTSRDGGGEDRIPMCGVPYHSSENYIKQLIEKGFKVAICEQVEDPKSAKGVVKREVVQLITPGTVMEGTMLDEKENNYLASISHFNDGTYTVSYNDLTTGENSIALITDGFDAVLSELFNRPVKEVVIDPGLDEAKQLMLKERLNYTISFGTETKIDDSFEGLLVNIHSEKSITGFGRLFNYIQQTQKRSLDHLRPVVPIELKKYMSLDMYSKRNLELMETMRKQGKKGSLLSILDQTITAMGSRTLKKWMERPLLSQEEITKRHEQVEGMLDQFLERETVREQLKSVYDLERLAGRVAFGNVNARDLIQLKASLTSIPNLLETLRQFDHPSIGSLYNSVDPLSDLAQLLDESIKEDAPLTLKEGGMIQDGYHPQLDEYRDASRNGKKWIAELEAKERQATGIKSLKIGYNRVFGYYIEVTKANIQNLPEGRYERKQTLTNAERYITPELKEKEALILEAQDKSMELEYELFLQVREQVKAYVQKLQVLAEQVSKIDVLQGFAHIADTHRYVKPSFNDNRCVDIKEGRHPVVEQVMKEESFVPNDIFMDESMDILLITGPNMSGKSTYMRQLALTAIMAQMGSYVPCESASLPIFDQIFTRIGAADDLVSGQSTFMVEMLEANHALTHASENSLILLDEIGRGTSTYDGMALAQAIVEHIHEEIGAKTLFSTHYHELTSLEDELPRLRNVHVRAEEYEGNVVFLHQIQEGAADESYGIHVAKLADLPESLIQRANHLLSTLESGREETVAAVEEEQLSLFVEKETQEVKPSGLEKQLKNLNLMEMTPMDAMNELYRLQKSLKS
- a CDS encoding outer spore coat protein CotE, with amino-acid sequence MSFFEREYREIITKAVCGKGKKFTEATHTISPSHRPTSILGCWVINHIYNAKKKGDCVEVSGSYDINVWYSYNDNTKTEVVTERVSYCDHVPLVIKDDNCINDDLEVVAKAVQQPNCLECKIAAQGQKIVVEVEREFQVDVIGETKLCVKVDPNGCDDDCDYDFDLSSDDFNAIETEFLPSSSSSSSHNHKK
- a CDS encoding RicAFT regulatory complex protein RicA family protein; translation: MAQYTRKQVVDEAHKLAKMISEIEEIDRFKKLEAKLNENQKVQSHIKKIKALQKQAVNFQAYGKTEALERIEKEIDRLQNELDAIPVVSEFKDTQVLINDILQMISSTISREVTNEIIRSTGGDVLSGETGSKKSNGACSY
- the miaB gene encoding tRNA (N6-isopentenyl adenosine(37)-C2)-methylthiotransferase MiaB; the encoded protein is MNEQQRKEMSQIRQEKPADVKSDEDNLKRIKEKTSEDFMKYFETTYQPPSLRKAQRRRKEDVKIHYDFKIPEDMDGVGKGRKYMIRTYGCQMNEHDTEIMAGIFEEMGYESTTDTKEADIILLNTCAIRENAENKVFGEIGHLKPLKLENPDLIIGVCGCMSQEESVVNRILKKHPFIDLIFGTHNIHRLPQLVKEAMFGKEMVIDVWSKEGDIIENLPRSRKGKIKGWVNIMYGCDKFCTYCIVPYTRGKERSRLPEDIIQEVRHLAAQGYKEVTLLGQNVNAYGKDLDIDYGLGDLMDELRAIDIPRVRFTTSHPRDFDDRLIEVLSKGGNMLDHIHLPVQSGNSDILKIMGRKYSREEYLKLVKKIRTAMPEATLTTDIIVGFPNETEEQFEDTLSLVEEVGFEAAYTFIYSPRDGTPAARMSDNVSMEVKKERLQRLNKIVNQQAADSMKKYEGEVVEVLVEGESKKNKDVLAGYTKRNKMVNFRGPRSSIGQLVKVKITEAKTWSLNGEMVEETIEVKS